One window of Alkaliphilus metalliredigens QYMF genomic DNA carries:
- a CDS encoding IS1634 family transposase, producing MYISKSKRPNGKYFISIAKGIRDPETKKSKKIQIKGFGTHDLDSKSGKKALVQAEAELKEMIRLDEASRGFENFEDFIVSMSKDKLSLKHKNIGYLPYLEIFNQLKLQSFFSKMVKDSKLDYSFSDMMFYQVLGRLFNPSSKLEVATRKDDFLYDFNFVNNDNIYSSLDVFSGFNKHKSKALQDGIQVINDMEILLDTVDSEAKKILETNINNTSHELEELITSYDSNFEMNENKLFKHLNKHMEKIVPERNISLAFYDCTTYYFESFDEDGFRERGMSKDNKRNETQVVMGLLIDTNGIPISYRLFKGNKHELHTMKEVIDDILNNYTIKEIIIVADRGLNSRANLEMIRGKGLNYIVGSKGSAVPKDLKEKKFNSSWNITSKAEAKYKSGYITSKRKVSHNDETYDELIIKKYSDVYKEREMFKQDKMLERAKKNIKDFTINSTTKSKSKYYKAVDNPKEKINIEIDEEKIKQEQENFGYFYIVTNKVEMNPADIMVAYKSLYKIEESFRILKTNLKARPVYHFKERRIRSHFLICYLALVIQRVLEYKLEEKNVEISTHEIINGLEGFVIDEIDYKVDKLYMISDKLFKSKINQDIFKIEKNVLLSNEISNIIKKM from the coding sequence ATGTATATTAGTAAATCTAAAAGACCAAATGGTAAGTATTTCATATCAATTGCTAAGGGGATTAGAGATCCTGAAACTAAGAAATCAAAAAAAATTCAGATTAAAGGTTTTGGTACTCATGATTTGGATTCTAAATCAGGTAAGAAAGCTCTTGTGCAAGCTGAAGCTGAGCTAAAAGAAATGATTAGACTAGATGAAGCTTCTCGAGGATTTGAAAACTTTGAAGATTTTATTGTATCCATGTCAAAAGATAAGCTTTCTCTTAAGCATAAAAATATTGGCTATCTACCATACTTAGAAATCTTTAACCAATTGAAATTACAAAGTTTCTTTTCTAAGATGGTCAAAGACTCTAAACTTGATTATTCTTTTAGCGATATGATGTTCTATCAAGTACTTGGTAGATTATTCAATCCTTCTAGTAAGCTTGAAGTAGCTACTAGAAAGGATGATTTCCTGTATGATTTTAATTTTGTAAATAACGATAATATTTATTCCTCTTTGGATGTTTTTTCTGGATTTAATAAACATAAATCTAAAGCGTTACAAGATGGCATTCAAGTCATAAACGATATGGAGATTCTCTTAGATACCGTTGATTCAGAGGCTAAAAAAATATTAGAAACTAACATAAACAATACCTCTCACGAATTAGAAGAACTAATAACGTCTTATGATAGTAATTTTGAAATGAATGAAAACAAACTTTTCAAACATCTCAATAAACATATGGAAAAGATTGTTCCAGAAAGAAATATATCTTTAGCCTTTTATGACTGCACAACCTATTACTTTGAGTCTTTTGATGAAGACGGTTTTAGAGAAAGAGGCATGAGTAAGGATAATAAAAGAAATGAAACACAAGTGGTTATGGGTTTATTAATAGACACAAATGGCATCCCTATTTCCTATAGGCTTTTCAAAGGCAACAAACATGAATTACATACCATGAAAGAGGTCATTGACGATATATTAAATAATTACACCATAAAAGAAATTATTATCGTTGCTGACAGAGGCTTAAATTCAAGGGCTAACTTAGAAATGATCCGTGGCAAAGGGCTTAACTACATTGTAGGTTCTAAGGGCAGTGCAGTGCCTAAAGATCTAAAAGAGAAGAAATTCAATTCATCTTGGAACATCACTTCTAAAGCCGAGGCTAAATATAAAAGCGGCTATATCACCAGTAAAAGAAAAGTGAGTCACAATGATGAAACCTATGATGAATTAATCATAAAAAAATATTCAGATGTCTACAAAGAACGGGAGATGTTTAAACAAGATAAAATGCTTGAAAGAGCGAAAAAAAATATAAAAGATTTTACAATTAATTCAACAACTAAATCTAAAAGCAAGTATTACAAAGCTGTTGATAATCCTAAAGAGAAAATAAACATTGAGATCGATGAAGAAAAAATTAAACAAGAACAAGAGAATTTCGGATATTTTTACATCGTTACCAATAAAGTAGAGATGAATCCAGCAGATATAATGGTGGCTTATAAATCCCTGTATAAAATTGAAGAGTCCTTCAGAATATTAAAAACAAATTTAAAAGCAAGACCTGTGTATCACTTTAAAGAACGAAGAATCCGGTCACATTTTTTAATTTGTTATTTGGCCTTAGTCATCCAGAGAGTATTAGAGTATAAATTAGAAGAGAAAAACGTTGAAATATCTACCCATGAAATAATCAATGGTCTAGAAGGGTTTGTTATAGATGAGATTGATTACAAAGTAGACAAATTATATATGATCTCAGACAAATTATTTAAGAGCAAAATAAACCAAGACATATTTAAAATTGAAAAGAATGTTCTACTGAGTAATGAAATCTCCAATATAATTAAAAAGATGTAG